In Rosa chinensis cultivar Old Blush chromosome 1, RchiOBHm-V2, whole genome shotgun sequence, a genomic segment contains:
- the LOC112182439 gene encoding BTB/POZ domain-containing protein At5g03250 isoform X1 produces MACLKLGSKSEIFYLDGQTWLCSTGLSSDVIVEVEETSFHLHKFPLLSRSGLLEDIIAEFPSEDEYKCSLQLHDIPGGAKAFLLVAKFCYGVRFELNALNVVIVRCAAEYLRMNEDYGEGNLIRQAEDFLNDILGNWTDTIKVLETCEEVLPHAEELHIVSRCINSLAMTASADPSLFSWPMSGKGAVKSSEGVAFWNGISTTAKPHPVNEDWWFEEVSFLKLPFYKRLIRAVESGGMNLEKVAGSIMHYAKKHLSLLGRQSSFLNGNRAAPASTVSAPSDVDQRNLLEEIVELLPDQKGVTPTNFLLRLLRTSMILHASPSCRENLEKRVGAQLEQAALEDLLIPNMGYTVETLYDIDCVQRILDHFMLMDRDSIDYSSNCIVDEGQLSDGSHALTRMTMVAHLVDGYLAEVAPDVNLKLQKFQSLAALIPEYARPLDDGFYRAIDIYLKAHPWLTDSEKEQICRLMNCQKLSLEASTHAAQNERLPLRVIVQVLFFEQLRLRTSVAGWFFVSDNLENSQNLSGNLALVRNEAPAQAGTRRLDRVVAVDDMKERVSELEKECLSMKQEIEKLVKTKGSWNSLLKKFGLRLKSKPDAKKPSKPSCNGSEELPTSIGPLMDGKENYENKELRD; encoded by the exons ATGGCGTGCCTGAAGCTGGGATCGAAATCTGAGATCTTTTATCTTGATGGCCAAACTTG GCTTTGCTCAACTGGACTTTCAAGTGATGTCATTGTTGAAGTTGAGGAGACATCCTTCCATCTCCACAAG TTTCCATTGCTATCAAGAAGTGGATTATTAGAAGACATTATTGCAGAATTTCCTAGTGAGGATGAGTACAAATGTAGTTTGCAACTGCATGACATTCCTGGTGGAGCCAAAGCCTTCTTGCTTGTAGCCAAATTCTGTTATGGTGTAAGATTTGAACTCAATGCCCTGAATGTAGTAATTGTGAGGTGCGCAGCTGAGTATCTTCGCATGAATGAAGACTATGGAGAAGGAAATCTCATCAGGCAAGCAGAGGATTTTCTAAATGATATACTTGGCAATTGGACTGACACAATTAAAGTACTTGAAACCTGCGAAGAAGTCTTGCCTCATGCAGAAGAGCTTCATATTGTTTCAAGATGCATCAATTCATTGGCAATGACAGCTAGTGCTGATCCGAGTTTATTCAGTTGGCCTATGTCGGGTAAAGGTGCAGTGAAGAGCTCAGAAGGCGTGGCATTCTGGAATGGAATAAGCACGACTGCCAAACCACATCCAGTTAATGAAGATTGGTGGTTTGAGGAAGTCTCCTTCCTGAAATTGCCTTTTTATAAAAGGCTGATTCGGGCTGTTGAATCAGGTGGTATGAATCTAGAAAAGGTTGCTGGTTCAATTATGCACTATGCAAAGAAGCATCTTTCCTTGTTGGGCAGGCAATCTAGTTTCCTAAATGGAAACCGTGCTGCCCCAGCATCAACTGTTTCTGCCCCATCTGATGTAGATCAAAGGAATCTTCTTGAGGAGATAGTGGAATTACTACCTGATCAGAAGGGCGTTACACCAACCAACTTCCTGCTTAGGCTTCTCCGGACATCTATGATTTTGCATGCTAGCCCATCATGTCGAGAGAATTTGGAAAAGCGGGTTGGGGCCCAGTTGGAACAAGCAGCTCTTGAAGATCTCCTGATACCAAACATGGGTTACACAGTGGAGACCCTCTACGATATTGATTGTGTTCAGCGGATTCTCGATCACTTCATGCTAATGGATCGCGATTCAATTGATTATTCTTCTAACTGTATAGTTGATGAAGGCCAGTTGAGTGATGGGTCTCATGCACTGACTCGAATGACCATGGTGGCTCATCTTGTGGATGGCTATCTTGCTGAGGTGGCACCTGATGTTAACTTGAAGTTACAGAAGTTTCAGTCACTAGCTGCTCTTATCCCTGAATATGCAAGACCATTAGATGATGGATTTTACCGTGCTATCGACATATACCTCAAG GCCCATCCCTGGCTAACAGACTCTGAGAAGGAGCAAATCTGCAGGCTCATGAACTGCCAGAAGCTGTCATTGGAAGCCAGCACACATGCAGCCCAGAATGAGAGGTTACCACTCCGCGTCATTGTCCAAGTTCTATTCTTTGAACAGCTTCGGCTACGGACTTCAGTTGCCGGTTGGTTCTTTGTATCTgacaaccttgagaactcacAGAATCTGAGTGGAAATCTCGCGCTTGTTAGAAATGAAGCACCTGCTCAAGCTGGCACCAGACGACTGGATCGTGTTGTAGCAGTCGATGACATGAAGGAGCGGGTTTCTGAGCTTGAGAAGGAATGCTTGAGCATGAAACAAGAGATTGAGAAGCTGGTGAAGACAAAAGGGAGTTGGAATTCCTTGTTGAAAAAGTTTGGTTTGAGGCTCAAGTCAAAGCCTGATGCTAAGAAACCATCCAAGCCTAGCTGCAATGGTTCCGAAGAATTACCAACATCAATAGGGCCACTTAtggatggaaaagaaaattacGAAAATAAAGAATTAAGAGATTAA
- the LOC112182439 gene encoding BTB/POZ domain-containing protein At5g03250 isoform X2, which yields MNEDYGEGNLIRQAEDFLNDILGNWTDTIKVLETCEEVLPHAEELHIVSRCINSLAMTASADPSLFSWPMSGKGAVKSSEGVAFWNGISTTAKPHPVNEDWWFEEVSFLKLPFYKRLIRAVESGGMNLEKVAGSIMHYAKKHLSLLGRQSSFLNGNRAAPASTVSAPSDVDQRNLLEEIVELLPDQKGVTPTNFLLRLLRTSMILHASPSCRENLEKRVGAQLEQAALEDLLIPNMGYTVETLYDIDCVQRILDHFMLMDRDSIDYSSNCIVDEGQLSDGSHALTRMTMVAHLVDGYLAEVAPDVNLKLQKFQSLAALIPEYARPLDDGFYRAIDIYLKAHPWLTDSEKEQICRLMNCQKLSLEASTHAAQNERLPLRVIVQVLFFEQLRLRTSVAGWFFVSDNLENSQNLSGNLALVRNEAPAQAGTRRLDRVVAVDDMKERVSELEKECLSMKQEIEKLVKTKGSWNSLLKKFGLRLKSKPDAKKPSKPSCNGSEELPTSIGPLMDGKENYENKELRD from the exons ATGAATGAAGACTATGGAGAAGGAAATCTCATCAGGCAAGCAGAGGATTTTCTAAATGATATACTTGGCAATTGGACTGACACAATTAAAGTACTTGAAACCTGCGAAGAAGTCTTGCCTCATGCAGAAGAGCTTCATATTGTTTCAAGATGCATCAATTCATTGGCAATGACAGCTAGTGCTGATCCGAGTTTATTCAGTTGGCCTATGTCGGGTAAAGGTGCAGTGAAGAGCTCAGAAGGCGTGGCATTCTGGAATGGAATAAGCACGACTGCCAAACCACATCCAGTTAATGAAGATTGGTGGTTTGAGGAAGTCTCCTTCCTGAAATTGCCTTTTTATAAAAGGCTGATTCGGGCTGTTGAATCAGGTGGTATGAATCTAGAAAAGGTTGCTGGTTCAATTATGCACTATGCAAAGAAGCATCTTTCCTTGTTGGGCAGGCAATCTAGTTTCCTAAATGGAAACCGTGCTGCCCCAGCATCAACTGTTTCTGCCCCATCTGATGTAGATCAAAGGAATCTTCTTGAGGAGATAGTGGAATTACTACCTGATCAGAAGGGCGTTACACCAACCAACTTCCTGCTTAGGCTTCTCCGGACATCTATGATTTTGCATGCTAGCCCATCATGTCGAGAGAATTTGGAAAAGCGGGTTGGGGCCCAGTTGGAACAAGCAGCTCTTGAAGATCTCCTGATACCAAACATGGGTTACACAGTGGAGACCCTCTACGATATTGATTGTGTTCAGCGGATTCTCGATCACTTCATGCTAATGGATCGCGATTCAATTGATTATTCTTCTAACTGTATAGTTGATGAAGGCCAGTTGAGTGATGGGTCTCATGCACTGACTCGAATGACCATGGTGGCTCATCTTGTGGATGGCTATCTTGCTGAGGTGGCACCTGATGTTAACTTGAAGTTACAGAAGTTTCAGTCACTAGCTGCTCTTATCCCTGAATATGCAAGACCATTAGATGATGGATTTTACCGTGCTATCGACATATACCTCAAG GCCCATCCCTGGCTAACAGACTCTGAGAAGGAGCAAATCTGCAGGCTCATGAACTGCCAGAAGCTGTCATTGGAAGCCAGCACACATGCAGCCCAGAATGAGAGGTTACCACTCCGCGTCATTGTCCAAGTTCTATTCTTTGAACAGCTTCGGCTACGGACTTCAGTTGCCGGTTGGTTCTTTGTATCTgacaaccttgagaactcacAGAATCTGAGTGGAAATCTCGCGCTTGTTAGAAATGAAGCACCTGCTCAAGCTGGCACCAGACGACTGGATCGTGTTGTAGCAGTCGATGACATGAAGGAGCGGGTTTCTGAGCTTGAGAAGGAATGCTTGAGCATGAAACAAGAGATTGAGAAGCTGGTGAAGACAAAAGGGAGTTGGAATTCCTTGTTGAAAAAGTTTGGTTTGAGGCTCAAGTCAAAGCCTGATGCTAAGAAACCATCCAAGCCTAGCTGCAATGGTTCCGAAGAATTACCAACATCAATAGGGCCACTTAtggatggaaaagaaaattacGAAAATAAAGAATTAAGAGATTAA
- the LOC112182375 gene encoding dolichyl-diphosphooligosaccharide--protein glycosyltransferase subunit 1B, translated as MEALPSLARLLLALTIFSSLSLLACSSSLQDLQIANAERRIDVTSHIIKVFLTLKVENTGTSPVSEVLLAFPPTQVDHIASLKAAVTIGKKKKKSYVPLEVNPTELPDAPNGTKYFKILLLNPLSAGETATLEVLYILTHSLEPFPAEISQSESQLVYYRDSAIILSPYYIKQQTTFIRTPSTKVESFTRVEPTTRAGTELKYGPYKDRPAYSYSPVLVHFENNSPFAVVEELVREVEISHWGSLQITEHYTLAHAGARHKGVFSRVDYQGRSSGVSSFKHLLARLPPRVHSVFYRDQIGNISSSHLRTDYRRTDLEIEPRYPLFGGWKATFLIGYGLPLQDFLFESPDGRRYLNFTFGCPLADTVVDKLTLKVVLPEGSKDPSAVVPFTVQQHLETKYSYLDVVGRTVVVLEKKNVVPEHNSPFQVYYSFNPVFMLAEPLMLISVFFFLFMASVAYLHVDFSISK; from the exons ATGGAAGCTCTGCCAAGCTTAGCTCGATTACTCCTAGCCTTGACGATCTTCTCCAGTCTCTCACTGCTTGCTTGCTCCTCTTCGCTTCAGGACCTCCAGATCGCCAACGCCGAGCGCAGA ATTGACGTGACCTCTCATATCATCAAGGTTTTCTTGACGTTAAAG GTGGAAAATACTGGCACTTCTCCTGTTTCAGAAGTGCTTCTTGCTTTCCCACCTACACAGGTTGATCACATAGCATCACTCAAAGCAGCTGTTACCattggaaagaagaaaaagaaaagttatgTTCCTCTTGAAGTGAATCCTACTGAACTACCTGATGCACCAAATGGGACTAAGTACTTTAAAATATTGTTGCTCAACCCATTGAGTGCTGGTGAAACTGCAACACTAGAAGTGCTTTATATATTGACACATTCTCTGGAGCCTTTCCCAGCAGAAATAAGCCAATCGGAGTCACAGTTGGTCTATTACCGGGATAGTGCAATAATATTGTCTCCCTATTATATTAAGCAACAGACTACTTTTATAAGAACTCCTAGTACTAAGGTGGAGTCATTTACTAGAGTAGAACCCACTACACGTGCTGGTACTGAACTGAAGTATGGACCGTACAAGGATCGCCCTGCATACTCATATTCTCCAGTTCTTGTTCATTTTGAGAATAACAGTCCATTTGCTGTTGTTGAGGAACTTGTACGTGAGGTGGAAATATCTCACTGGGGAAGTCTTCAGATCACGGAACATTACACTCTAGCACATGCTGGTGCTCGACACAAAGGTGTTTTTTCGAG GGTTGATTATCAAGGTCGGTCTAGTGGTGTCTCTTCATTCAAACATCTCCTAGCAAGACTACCTCCTAGGGTCCATTCAGTCTTCTACCGAGATCAAATTGGGAACATCTCATCATCACATTTGCGTACAGATTATCGAAGG ACAGATCTTGAAATTGAACCAAGGTATCCTTTATTTGGAGGTTGGAAAGCTACTTTTTTAATCGGGTATGGACTACCATTGCAAGACTTCCTTTTTGAGTCACCTGATGGCAGGCGATACCTCAATTTCACCTTTGGTTGTCCTCTTGCTGATACGGTGGTAGACAAGTTAACCCTCAAA GTTGTGCTACCAGAGGGATCGAAAGATCCATCTGCTGTGGTTCCTTTTACAGTTCAGCAACATCTAGAG ACCAAATACTCATACCTTGATGTCGTTGGGAGGACAGTGGTCGTTCTTGAGAAGAAAAATGTAGTTCCGGAGCATAATTCTCCTTTCCAG GTCTACTACAGCTTCAACCCAGTTTTCATGCTGGCAGAACCGCTGATGTTGATATCTgtattcttcttccttttcatgGCTAGTGTAGCTTACCTACACGTAGATTTTTCTATCAGCAAGTGA